One genomic region from Candidatus Saccharimonadia bacterium encodes:
- a CDS encoding endonuclease/exonuclease/phosphatase family protein has translation MNLKIGTFNLNNLFSRFNFEFRTEVPDLKEGSVEFKKVQKLVSGMNEASVEYEGVALKRKDPAARQAVVRRIEEMDLDILAVQEVEDIETLRFFVNHELDTKGMYPHLILVEGNDPRLIDLAVLSKYPIGAVTTWQHATHPDSPGERVFSRDLLQVEVLSKNRDKRLCTIFNNHLKSHFVRFPEDQTEGAKKANRRRQQQAEVMAKIIAKEMDSDDRFVVVGDMNDPVDSEFLKPFTHSPRVKLINGLEHPTETRPTPESSSPPPGPAWTHRFKESGKPAHYELFDQIWLSAALAKDQTGAFIDRRTKLGGDGSDHDPAWVEIAI, from the coding sequence ATGAATCTAAAAATCGGTACCTTCAACCTCAACAACCTCTTTTCTCGCTTCAATTTTGAATTCCGCACAGAAGTGCCCGATCTCAAAGAAGGCAGCGTGGAGTTCAAGAAAGTGCAGAAGCTCGTCAGCGGCATGAATGAGGCCTCGGTGGAGTACGAAGGCGTCGCTCTCAAGCGCAAAGACCCGGCTGCGCGTCAGGCCGTGGTCCGCCGTATTGAAGAAATGGACCTCGATATCCTAGCCGTTCAGGAAGTAGAGGACATCGAAACCCTGCGCTTCTTCGTCAACCATGAGCTAGACACCAAGGGCATGTACCCCCACCTTATTCTGGTTGAAGGTAACGACCCCCGCCTCATCGACCTCGCCGTCTTGTCCAAGTACCCCATCGGCGCCGTTACCACCTGGCAGCACGCCACCCACCCCGACAGTCCCGGCGAGCGCGTCTTTAGTCGTGATTTGCTCCAGGTCGAAGTCTTGAGTAAAAATCGCGATAAACGACTCTGCACCATATTTAACAATCACCTCAAGAGTCACTTTGTCCGCTTCCCGGAAGACCAGACGGAAGGCGCGAAGAAAGCCAACCGCCGGCGCCAACAACAAGCTGAAGTGATGGCCAAAATCATTGCCAAAGAAATGGACTCAGATGACCGCTTCGTCGTAGTGGGGGACATGAACGATCCGGTTGACTCGGAATTTCTAAAGCCTTTCACTCACAGCCCCCGAGTCAAGCTTATTAATGGGCTTGAGCACCCGACCGAAACCCGCCCCACACCCGAAAGTTCCTCGCCGCCGCCCGGCCCCGCCTGGACCCACCGCTTCAAGGAATCCGGCAAGCCTGCGCACTATGAGCTATTCGACCAGATTTGGCTGAGCGCCGCACTGGCCAAAGACCAAACCGGCGCCTTCATTGACCGCCGCACCAAGCTTGGTGGCGACGGCTCCGACCACGACCCGGCGTGGGTAGAGATAGCAATATAG
- a CDS encoding replication-relaxation family protein, with amino-acid sequence MIKTPTTKQQLAILTLIYRFRFVSTKHIQQALGIKYLSSVQPRLNRLVELGLIGRNYNGSLRLAGLPASYYLQPKGMHALKAIDSDVSKAALHNAYKDKTASEQFIQHCLAIADVSHELTECFGVRVEFFTKSESKEYDYFPQPLPDGYLTIAGASTKDDDSNQYFLEVCDKPTPMFAHKKRIQELIDYAEGGEWEAATGTEMPTILFVCESPDIQRKLMKLIEIALEDSYEDELKVEAILKSQICAILDPKKSPEATKAAPGPPLANPRQPISPT; translated from the coding sequence ATGATTAAAACTCCAACTACCAAACAACAACTCGCTATCCTCACCCTCATCTACCGCTTTCGATTTGTCAGCACAAAGCACATCCAGCAAGCCTTAGGGATTAAGTATCTTAGCAGTGTCCAGCCAAGACTCAATAGGCTCGTAGAACTTGGCCTTATCGGCCGAAACTATAATGGTTCCCTAAGGCTTGCTGGGCTTCCAGCTTCGTACTATCTACAACCAAAAGGCATGCATGCGCTCAAGGCTATCGACTCCGACGTCAGCAAAGCCGCACTCCACAATGCATACAAAGACAAGACCGCTTCGGAGCAATTCATCCAGCACTGCTTGGCTATCGCCGATGTCAGTCACGAGCTCACTGAATGCTTTGGCGTCAGAGTTGAATTCTTCACCAAAAGTGAATCCAAAGAGTACGATTACTTCCCGCAGCCGTTACCTGACGGCTACCTCACTATCGCCGGCGCATCAACCAAAGACGACGACTCCAATCAATATTTTTTAGAAGTCTGCGACAAACCAACGCCAATGTTTGCGCATAAGAAGCGTATCCAAGAACTGATCGACTATGCCGAAGGGGGAGAATGGGAGGCCGCCACCGGCACTGAGATGCCAACAATATTGTTTGTATGTGAGTCGCCGGATATCCAGCGCAAACTAATGAAGCTCATAGAAATAGCGCTTGAGGATTCATACGAAGATGAGCTCAAGGTAGAAGCGATTCTGAAGAGCCAAATCTGCGCCATCCTCGACCCAAAGAAGAGCCCGGAAGCCACCAAAGCAGCTCCCGGGCCCCCTCTAGCTAATCCTCGTCAGCCAATCTCACCGACATAA
- a CDS encoding DUF3768 domain-containing protein: protein MEELLVEKALSERIAAANDEFRRSKKGLIMCTRNVWHLYNLPGLIQEIREYENWIAGLDPFHRHDFGHVMWLSNMVFHKVRWSIDYYDWRLRDWEDPLSPDCVRVMSVRLADED from the coding sequence ATGGAAGAGTTATTAGTGGAAAAAGCATTGTCCGAGAGGATCGCGGCGGCGAATGATGAGTTTCGCAGGTCCAAGAAGGGGTTGATAATGTGTACGCGGAATGTCTGGCATCTATACAACCTGCCAGGGTTGATTCAAGAGATACGTGAGTACGAAAACTGGATCGCAGGTCTTGATCCGTTTCACCGGCATGATTTCGGTCATGTCATGTGGCTAAGTAATATGGTGTTTCATAAGGTTCGCTGGAGTATCGACTACTACGACTGGAGGCTGCGTGATTGGGAAGATCCCTTATCGCCGGATTGCGTACGAGTTATGTCGGTGAGATTGGCTGACGAGGATTAG